In the Calditerricola satsumensis genome, GGCCTGGCCATCCACGGGGCGCTGATCGCCGCCGTGTTGACGGCCTACGTGTTTGCGAGGCGCCGCGGGATCCCCTTCTGGAAGCTGGCCGACATCGTTGCCCCCAGCCTGATCCTCGGCCAGGCCATCGGGCGATGGGGGAACTTCGTCAACCAGGAGGCCCATGGCGGGCCGGTCAGCCGCGCCTTTCTGGAACGGCTGCACCTGCCGGACTGGATCATTGAGCAGATGTACATACCGGAATGGCAGTCCTACGTGCACCCGACCTTCTTGTACGAGTCGGTGTGGAACCTGCTCGGCTTTGCTTTCCTCGTGGTGCTCAGGCGGCGCAATCCCCGGCGCGGCGAGGTGTTCTTGGCGTACCTGATCTGGTATTCGATCGGGCGCTTTTTCATCGAGGGCTTGCGGACGGACAGCCTGATGCTGACGGACACGCTGCGCGCGGCCCAAGTGATGAGCCTCCTGCTCATCACGGGTGCTTTGGCGCTGCTGGTGGTACGCCGGTGGAAGGGCTGGGCCGACAAGCGGTACGAAGATGCATAGGAGGGAGCGGCATGGTGACCGTCGCGACGTGGCGCCGCGGCCTTTTGGCCGGCGCGCGGACGGCCTGGACGCTGGGCAAGGTGATTTTTCCCGTGACCGTCGCCGTCACCGTGCTGCGCCACACGCCGGTGATTGACGGGCTGACGGCGCTACTTGCGCCGCTGATGACGCTTGTTGGCCTGCCCGGCGAGGCGGCCTTGGTGCTCGCCCTGGGGAACCTGCTCAACTTGTACGCGGCGATCGGGGCGATGCTGTCGATGACGCTGACGGTGAAGGAGGTCTTTCTCCTCGCCGTCATGCTCAGTTTTTCGCACAACCTGCTGGTCGAGACGGCGGTGACGAAACGCATCGGCGTCAGCGTGTGGGCCGCGGCGGGGATGCGGCTGGGCTTGGCCTTCGGGGCGGCGGCGCTCCTCAACCTGCTGTGGCGCGGCGGGGAGGAAGCGGCGCGCTACGGGCTCGTTCCCCCCGCGGCACCCGACCTCGCCGGCGACTGGGCGGCCATCGCCTGGCACGGGATCGAGACGGCCTTCTGGGGCGTCGTCCAGATGGCCCTCATCGTGTTTCCGCTGATGGTCGCGATCGAGCTCCTGAAGGACCTGCACGTGGTGGACCGCCTGGCGCGCGCGCTGACGCCCGTCACCCGGCTTCTGGGCTTGTCGGAGCGCACGGCGCTGACGCTCCTCGCCGGGCTTTTGTTTGGGCTGGCCTTTGGCGCCGGCGTGATCATCGAGAGCGCGCGGGAAGCCGGCTTTTCCAAGCGCGACCTGTACCTGTTG is a window encoding:
- a CDS encoding nucleoside recognition domain-containing protein, whose translation is MVTVATWRRGLLAGARTAWTLGKVIFPVTVAVTVLRHTPVIDGLTALLAPLMTLVGLPGEAALVLALGNLLNLYAAIGAMLSMTLTVKEVFLLAVMLSFSHNLLVETAVTKRIGVSVWAAAGMRLGLAFGAAALLNLLWRGGEEAARYGLVPPAAPDLAGDWAAIAWHGIETAFWGVVQMALIVFPLMVAIELLKDLHVVDRLARALTPVTRLLGLSERTALTLLAGLLFGLAFGAGVIIESAREAGFSKRDLYLLTLFLSACHAVVEDTLIFVPLGINVVWLLILRLAVAFILTILLARVWRTLEARRARSQNPTPHRA
- the lgt gene encoding prolipoprotein diacylglyceryl transferase, which produces MDRSLVIDPIAFSIGPLDVHWYGIILGTAALVGLAIAVREGKRLGLSPDLFLDLLLYGVPLAILGARAYYVLFRWDYYSQHPGEILAVWKGGLAIHGALIAAVLTAYVFARRRGIPFWKLADIVAPSLILGQAIGRWGNFVNQEAHGGPVSRAFLERLHLPDWIIEQMYIPEWQSYVHPTFLYESVWNLLGFAFLVVLRRRNPRRGEVFLAYLIWYSIGRFFIEGLRTDSLMLTDTLRAAQVMSLLLITGALALLVVRRWKGWADKRYEDA